In Crinalium epipsammum PCC 9333, the following are encoded in one genomic region:
- a CDS encoding DUF6399 domain-containing protein: MRGISRVIGCRFGNRLNQIKKQLRTLHNQALNYSGHSQSIPKKLAQKIAVLQEQYNFLLTGKLAYHNILHQITCAVHPFALDGSGFQTTVDVATILYQQLPQLAALGYTYQIPKLETAISTFSGQVSAIAAVINLWWQSVEESLQLEQVSPEISNWLLGYFLPHFYWLSVIKQTKNPALKEIYTQVSRHYLRHLLEHPLTSKFSKNEWIHWRSWAEQMSAQFQRSSSAIEGRNGYLSRLHHCGRGISSAQLRVLTVIHNFDIQRADKTTAAQRLFNQEFPALFDWVISQMGDLPLPRKSYQII, from the coding sequence ATGCGGGGTATTTCCAGAGTAATCGGTTGCCGTTTTGGTAACCGATTAAATCAAATTAAGAAACAGTTACGTACCCTACATAATCAAGCTTTAAACTACTCAGGACATAGCCAATCTATCCCTAAAAAATTAGCACAAAAAATTGCTGTTCTACAAGAGCAATATAATTTTTTATTAACTGGCAAGCTTGCTTACCACAATATATTGCATCAAATTACTTGTGCCGTTCATCCTTTTGCTCTTGATGGTAGTGGATTTCAAACTACAGTCGATGTCGCCACTATTCTTTATCAACAATTACCCCAGTTAGCCGCGTTAGGATATACTTACCAGATTCCCAAATTAGAAACAGCCATATCAACATTTAGCGGTCAAGTTAGTGCTATCGCTGCTGTAATTAACCTATGGTGGCAATCTGTAGAAGAAAGTTTGCAGTTAGAGCAAGTTTCTCCCGAAATATCTAATTGGTTACTTGGTTATTTTTTACCCCATTTTTATTGGCTCTCAGTCATTAAACAAACTAAAAACCCTGCTTTAAAGGAAATCTATACTCAGGTATCCAGGCATTATTTACGCCATTTATTGGAACATCCCTTAACCAGTAAATTCTCTAAGAATGAATGGATACACTGGCGTTCTTGGGCGGAGCAAATGTCGGCTCAATTTCAACGTAGTTCTTCTGCCATTGAGGGACGCAATGGTTATTTATCTCGTCTGCATCATTGTGGACGCGGGATCTCTTCTGCTCAATTGCGGGTGTTAACTGTTATTCATAACTTTGATATCCAACGAGCCGATAAGACCACAGCAGCACAACGTTTATTCAATCAAGAATTTCCCGCTTTATTTGATTGGGTAATCTCACAGATGGGTGACTTACCTTTACCCCGTAAAT